The Vicia villosa cultivar HV-30 ecotype Madison, WI unplaced genomic scaffold, Vvil1.0 ctg.000673F_1_1, whole genome shotgun sequence DNA window AATTTGACCCTAAGTTAGGAATATGTGCAATTGAAGATGCTAGGGAGAAAGTTTATAGAGAGAGAGGTAGTGATGCTGAAGATATTAGGTTttcttttttgattgattttccacCTGGTTTTAAGATAAGCAAGTATTTTAGGATTGCGATGTGGAAGTGGCAAAGGTTACCTTATTGGTCGCCTTATGAGGATGTTTCTGGGTATGATTTGAGGTCGATTGAGGCGCAGAAGAGAATGGAGAAAAGGGCCGTTGCCACCATTCATGAATTGTTATCCTTGACTGTGGAGAAGAAGATTACTTTGGAGAGGATTGCGCATTTTCGGATGGCAATGCACTTGCCGAAAAAGTTGAAGGAATTTTTGCTTCAGCATCAGGGGATTTTCTATATCTCCACCAGAGGGAATCACGGGAAGCTTCACACGGTTTTTCTTAGGGAGGCTTATAGGAAAGGTGAATTGGTTGAGCCTAATGATTTGTATTTGGCGCGGAGGAAGCTTGCTGAGCTTGTGATTTTGAGCCCTCGGAAAGCAAGAGTTGATAGGGAATTGGTTGGGTATAGGAGGAGCAAGTTAGATGATGAAATGGGGCAAGTAACAAGAGCATATGTTGAGGATGCGTGTGAAGACTTTAGGGGTGGAGATGGTGTAGGACACAGTGAGGATGCAGAAGATGATTTGTCATCAGATATTGGTTCTGAGGTTGATTCCGGAGATGAGGATGATGATTTTGATGGTAGTGTATCAATTCAAAGGAACACACCTAAGTGAGAGTATTTGGAGAATCTTTTCAATCTTCCAATTATGTTGTTGGGAACTGGGAAGTCTCTTTGAAGGGATTGGACTTTCTCCCATGGCGATTTTAACTGACGTGGATCTGAAAATCTTCACTATTTAACCTCACTCTGATCCCTGTCTCATTTTTAGTAGACGACTAAGATTTCCATCAGCCAAAATATCATTTGAGAGAATCCATTCTTGTCTCTTGTATATTTTTGAAACTTCAGAAGCAGCAATATGGAGTTAAGTTTCTAATTTCTACTGCATCTTACCTTTTTATATGACTAGAAATCAAACTAAGTATCAGGGTTTTACAATGCTCATACATCCTGCACACCAACCACTTGCGCTAGACTCCGTTGGTATCTCACTGAAGTGAAATTTTTTATGTGATTGATTGGCCACTGTGCTAACATGGGGAGACGTACACTTCATGGTTAACCATGAAAACGTGGGAGGCTTTTCTAGAAGATTATATTGAGGATGATAACTGATGTAAACTCAGATTTTCAACCAAGAGAAACTTTGTGttactttattatttccaaagtaaaATAGTAACTTGGAAGTAAAGGTATCAACCTAGTCAGGACTCCTTTGCCTCCGTTGCTATATATTTGGATATACATGAACCATTTTTGCAGAAGAAAATAATGTGTAAACGAATAATAGCGTTAATCTTGAAGCCTTGTGCTGTTGAGAAATCAAGGGCTTCACTTGAAGCAAGCCATCTGCATTTGCTTTCATATCACTCACTTAATTAAATTTCTGTACTTTTAAATTTTGATACTAATTTACTACAGAATagaattttccttcaagaaactgTTGTATACTCCATGATGTACTGAAATGAATGGActgtatatatttatttgcagGATTTTCATTACTTATTTAGCCTTAAAAACAAACATCCTCTAAGTTATTGAATATAGCTAAATTTGATCCTTAGTTTGGAATCTCTCTAGTAGTGTTGGTGGAATTGCGAGTTGCTTGTAGCATTGTATAATAGTACTGCATCCCAAACTCCCTATGGCGTGCTGCAATGTATGtaggtagtttttttttttttttaaatgatatatattGAAAAAACGAAAATTGATATGAAAGAATAGGGGAGACAACACCCAAAACCCTATCAGGAAATAGAGAACCTAAAGAATGACAAACCTAGTATATTCTTTACAAATTCTGCTCTTAAGCTAGCAGGAACGGAATTGAAAAAAGAAGTATTAGAGAGACTAAGGCCTATGTTAGCAAACCCGAAATTGAAAAAAGAAGTATCAGAGAGACTAAGGCCTATGTTAGCAAACCCATCTGCACAACTATTGCCTTCACTATATATGTGGGAGACTATAAAATTTCAATTAGAGATTATCTTTATACAATTAATTCATCTATTTCTAATTTGCCACGGCACCAAAGAGGTAGACTTGAAAGCCTTGACCACCACCGTAGGGTTAGTtttcaatatttcaatttttttcatggACGAACTCTATTGCAAACATCGCTCCAGAGAGTTCGGCAATGAAAGAATTCGAACTATCCAACCGAGAGGcaaatttataatattatgtaactttaaagtaacttttaacatttgtaaaaaaaaaaaaatttaagaaattattgaatatgttttttttttcaaaattatttttaaaatttaatttatagaatagatttttaaaactaaaaattaaaactcattcATGTttaggagtttggaggggaaggaaaaggagttttaatttttttttaaaatatatagaaattttttaaatattttttagaaaaaaaattgtatagaaTAATAAAAGATATCTTATcagtaacttttttttaaaattttagaatagTATAACAAAGTCTTTCACTCCCACTTAAATTTACTTTTGTATTAGAACATGTCAAATTAATGCTATGTTTGGTTTGACGTTCAAAATTAGAAAATCACAGTGAGTTTTCACGTCTACTAAAAAATTACCTTATGTAACTTTTATAAATCACGATACAATGATATATAAATGTTCGTTTGGTGTATTAGAAGTCAAATCAAACATGATATATAAACGTGTGTTTGGTGTATCAGAAGTCAAACCAAACAGACCATATATCACTCACGAACCTAATTATATTGGTTTCGAATCATTTaccaattatatttataaaaggaTAACAAATTTGTGAAATTAAATTTTGCTTAAGCTATGTTAGGATAGAGTAGAATGAACAGAGTGGAATGGAGTGGAGTGGAATAAAATAAAGATGTCATTATATTGTTTGGGTATTTCATGACGGATAGAGGAATTTTGCGATTCCGCCCAAATCGAAGTGTATAAAAAATGATAGAAGGTGATGGAATAGAATGGTATGCATTCCATCTGATTCCACTCCATTCCGTCCGtttttaatcaatccaaacatagAACATAAGTTTATACTATTCTGTTTCGTTTCATTTCATTTCACTATCTTCCATCAATCCTAATATACCCTAAAAGAGGATGAAACATGtgagtaggggtggaaataggctgggctgAGTTAGACTTTGCCAAACCTGCTAAAAATTCAAAGTCTAATTCTGGCTTATAGGCTGTAGTCTATCATAGGTTTATTTTTAGGCCTAAGCAtaacctttttaaaagcctgatTGACCTACTAACCTACTTAAAAAcctatttcatttaaaaatttataaataagcaATTCAACTAATGTTAAATAGACTAATAAATAAAAAGATCAACGAACATAAAAATTTGTTTTCATTGACTCATTCGAGTTTATCTATTAGCATAAATTTTATaatactatttgtttgagagtTGAAACAACTTATAACATTGTTCATAAGAGTTTGTCCACTTATTTACCTAATATCTTCTGGATAACTATGctttatttttcctattttaattcaaagtataaatcacaatataacaataataaatttattcatgTGTACTTAAATAGGTTTGTCCGATAGACTTAAAAGACTTTTCATATGGCATCTGATATACtctttttagctaaatagacttataaaaaaaaccttaatcttttttatctaaaaaaatctGACATAACTTGATCTGTGTAAACTAGACCGTAAAACCGTGTTAGTTGATCTCCCATATTCTCACCCTTAACCCTACATGTGATGCCATGACCATTTGTTCTTTTCTTGCCGTTCTTAATTGtcttaaaagaaattaaatttttaaagaaTTGTGCCACTTATACTTAAAATATGGAGAGAAATAATAAATCtcaattttctttcataaagaaAAAGCCTAATGATGTAAGCCTATAAGTGCAACATGTCAACCCCCATTTTTCCATTCGATTAATTAGTTAAGTTGTTTCGATTTTGGAGCAGCAGGAGCAGGATGTATGGTCTTTTTTATTATACTCTTTTGTCTCATTGATTTGATATTTTATTCATCA harbors:
- the LOC131630371 gene encoding protein ROOT PRIMORDIUM DEFECTIVE 1-like, with amino-acid sequence MRIFIFRISNFVNRNLKNSPWIHHHQHNPIREMSQSTSIPKKQLRIRDHGYDNYMEIEKKTRKVLKFQSLILSEPNQSIPIPRLETLAHRIGFTRHEASAFILKFPHVFEIFEHPVQRILFCRLTRKAILQIEQEQLALAEQISQAVTRLRKLLMMSNGLRLRLEHVRIARSAFGLPDDFEYSVVLRYPEFFRLIDAKETRNKYIELVEFDPKLGICAIEDAREKVYRERGSDAEDIRFSFLIDFPPGFKISKYFRIAMWKWQRLPYWSPYEDVSGYDLRSIEAQKRMEKRAVATIHELLSLTVEKKITLERIAHFRMAMHLPKKLKEFLLQHQGIFYISTRGNHGKLHTVFLREAYRKGELVEPNDLYLARRKLAELVILSPRKARVDRELVGYRRSKLDDEMGQVTRAYVEDACEDFRGGDGVGHSEDAEDDLSSDIGSEVDSGDEDDDFDGSVSIQRNTPK